The sequence CGCAGAGACGGAGCACCGTGACCATGCCCGCCTGTGTCTACATGCTCGCCAGCCAGAAGAATGGCACGCTCTATATTGGCTCGACCACCGATCTTGCCCGGCGCGTGCAGGACCATCGGGACAAGGTGCTCGACGGCTTCACGAAGCGGTATGGCGTCACGCGGCTGGTTTATGTGGAGGCCTTTCCAACGGTTTTCGAAGCGCGCCAACGGGAACGGCAGATCAAGAACTGGCGGCGGTCATGGAAAATCAATCTGATCGAAGCGCAAAACCCGCATTGGGAAGACTTGGTGAAATTCCTGTGAGCACGATGATGTTCGAATTTTCGGTCGGCGCATCTCGTTCGACCCGCTCCATCCGCCGCCCTGAACTCGTTTCAGGGCCCATGCCTGAGAGTATCTATCAAGATTCATTGCCTGTCATACGCTCTCCGGCATGGGTCCCGAATCAAGTTCGGGACGGGGAAGCGGGTGGGGAAGCCGCCGAACTCCCCTACCAATGCCCCTCCGCAACCCCAGAGCCCCACCCATGACCGCTGACGACGAAGCCTCCCGTTTTTCCCGCCGCGCGCGCCGGTATGTCGGCACGTCGCGCACCGTGGGCAGTCTGGCGGCCAAGGTGGCGGGTGAGCATTATCTCGGCCTGAAAATGGACCGGGAGCGCCACGCCCAGACCCTGCGCAAGGCGCTGGGCGGCCTCAAAGGGCCGTTGATGAAGGTGGCGCAGATCCTCGCCTCCATCCCCGACGCCCTGCCCAAGGAATACGCCGAGGAACTGCGCCAGTTGCAGGCCAACGCGCCGCCGATGGACTGGCTGTTCGTGCGCCGGCGCATGACCGGCCAGCTCGGCCATGGCTGGCAGGAGCGCTTCGCCGACTTCGGCGAACAGGCCGCGCACGCCGCCAGCCTCGGCCAGGTGCACAAGGCCCGCCTCCACGACGGCCGCGCCGTCGCCTGCAAGCTGCAATACCCGGACATGGCCAGCGTGGTCGAGGCCGATCTCGGCCAGTTGCGCCTGATCTTCTCGCTCTATTCCCGCTTCGACAAGGCGATCCAGACCGAGAACATCTACGAGGAAGTCGCCGCCCGCCTGCGCGAGGAACTGGACTACGAGCGCGAGGCGAAGCAGATGCGCCTCTACCGCCGCATGCTGGCGAACGAGCCGGGCGTGCACGTGCCGGAGCCGGTGGAGGAACTCTCCACCCGCCGCCTGCTGACCATGACCTGGCTCGATGGCGTGCCGCTGCTGGAAGCCGCGCAACGCCCGGCGGAGGAGTGCAACCGCATCGCCCACAACATGTTCCGCGCCTGGTATGTGCCGTTCTACGACTACGGCATCATCCATGGCGACCCGCATCTCGGCAATTACACGGTGCGCGAGGACAACAGCGTCAACCTGCTGGATTTCGGCTGCATTCGCGTGTTCTCGCCGCCCTTCGTCGCTGGCGTGATCGACCTCTACAAGGCGATCCGCGACCGCGACGAGGCCTTGGCCGTCCACGCCTACGAGACCTGGGGATTCGAAAACCCGTCCAAGGAGTTGATCCGCGTCCTCAACCTCTGGGCCGAGTTCATCTATGCGCCGCTGATGCAGGACAAGGTGCAGAAAATCCAGGAAAGCGAGAGCGGCCATTACGGCGCCAGGGTTGCGGACAAGGTCCATACCGAGTTACGAAAGCTTGGCGGCGTCCGGCCGCCGCGGGAATTTGTACTGATGGATCGGGCCGCCATCGGCCTGGGAAGCGTGTTCATGCATTTGAAAGCGGAAATCAACTGGTACCGGCTGTTCCACGATCTGGTGGGCGATTTCGACAGCGCGGCCCTGGCCCGCCGCCAGGCCGAGGCCCTGGCCGCGGTCGGCCTGGAGCAGCAGCCATGAGGCGCGCGCTGCTGGCGCTATTGGCGCTCTGGGTCTGGGCCGCGCCCGCCGCGGCCGAGCCCCGGTCGGTCGTCGTCTCGATCAAGCCGATTTATGGCCTGGCGGCGGCCTTGCTGGACGGCATAGCCGAGCCGGTGCTGTTGCTCCACGGCACCGCCTCGCCGCACACCTACGCCCTGCGACCGTCTGAGCGGCGCGCCTTGGAGGACGCCCGCGTCGTCGTCTGGGTCGGGCCGGAACTGGAGAGTTTTCTCACCCGCTCCCTGGCCGTGCTGCCGGATCGGGTCCGCGTGGTCGGTCTGCTGGCGGAAACACCCGGCCTGCAACGCCTGCCGCTGAGCGAGGACGACGACCACGATGACCATGGCCACGATGACCATGGCCACGGGGATCATGGGCACGGGGACCATGGGCACGGCGACCATGGCGGCGCGGATGCGGTCGACCCGCACATGTGGCTTTCACCCGCCAATGCCCGCGCCATGGCCCGGTATCTGGCCGAGGTGTTCGTCCCGCTCGGCCAGCCGGAGCGCCTCGCGCGGAACGCCGCCGCGCTCGACGGGCGTCTGGCGGCTTTGGAAACGGCGCTGGCGGCGGAACTCGCCCCCGTGGGCGAGCGGCCGTTCGTCGTGTTCCATCCGGCCTACAACTATTTCATCGCGGCCTTCGGCCTACACCAGGCCGGCACCCTCGTCCTGACGCCGGAGCAGGGAGCGAGCGCCCGCCATCTGGCCGAGTTGCACCGGCATCTCGCCGAGACCGCTGCCGTCTGTGCCTTCCGCGAGCCCCAGTTCTCGGACCGCGCACTGCTGAGCCTCGCCCGCGACACCGGCTTGCGCGTTGCCGTGCTCGACCCGCTCGGCACCGCGGTCCCGGCCGGCCCCATGGCCTATGAGGGGACCCTCCGCACCATGGCGAATGCGCTGGTCGGCTGCCTCGCACCCGACCGGTAGGCCCGCGCCGGGGGACAGAGCCATCCCCCACTCGCGATAGGGCGTTTCCCGGCCGCCGCGGAGCGGTGGGCCGGGACCGGTGTCATCCTTCGAACATCGCCGCCGCCGGTGTTCGCACGTCGCTGACCGGCCCCGGATCGGCGCTCCGCACCGTCCGGGGAACATCGGCGCTCCGCACCGTCCGGGGAACATCGGCGCTCCGCACCGTCGGGGAACCCAAACTCGCGCGCGGAAAGCCTTCCGTTACCCCTGGCGTTCGTCGCGCCGCGCCCATTGCGCCAGCACGACCGCGGCCAGCAACAGCAGCGCCGGCAGGTAGAACACCTCTTTCGGCCAGCGTTCGGCGGGCGTCTGGACGTTCACCACCTCCCAGTCGAAGTCGATCTTGGCCTTCTCGGCCGGGCCGCCGAACGCCAGGTCGTCGATCAGCGCCTTGCCGTCTTCCAGCCGCACGGCGATGCCGGCGTCGCGCATCAGGCGCTCGGCTCCCGGTGCGGCGTCGCCCATGAAGAAGTTCACGGTCTTCTCCTGGATCTTGCCGTCCAGGTCCTCGCCCTTCACCACCATGCGCAGGTCGCTGCCCGCCGGCGCCGCCTCGGCCGCGGCCAGCACCTCCGTTCCCGGTCGGGTATCGAACGGGTCCTGCCACTGGTCCAGCCAGTAGCCCGGCCGGAACAGGGTGAAGGCGACCAGCGCCAGCGCGACGCTCTCCCACAGGCGCGAGCGCACCAGGAACCAGCCCTGGGTCGAAGCCGCAAACAGTAGCATCGCCGCCAGCGCCACCAGGAAGACGAAAATGCCTTCCAGCCAGCCGACATTGATCAGCAGCAGGTCGGTGTTGAAGATGAAGAGGAAGGGCAGCAGCACCGTGCGCAGCGAGTAGTAGAACGCCGTGAAGCCGGTCTTGAGCGGGTCGCCGCCGGAAATCGCCGCCGCTGCGAACGAGGCCAGGCCGACCGGCGGGGTCACGTCGGCCATGATGCCGAAATAGAACACGAACATGTGCACCGCAATCAGCGGCACGATCAGGCCGTTCTGGGCGCCGACATCGACGATGACGAAGGCCATCAGCGACGAGACGACGATATAGTTCGCCGTCGTCGGCAGGCCCATGCCGAGGACGATCGACAGCACCGCCACCAGCACCAGCATCGCCATCAGCGAGCCGCCGGCGAGATACTCGATCAGCTCGCCCATGATCTGCTGCATGCCGGTCAGGCTGATCGTGCCGACGATGATGCCGGCGACCGCGGTCGCCAGCGCGATGCCGGTCATGTTGCGGGCGCCGGCGATCAGCCCGTCGATCATGTCGCGGAAGCCCAGGCCCATGTCGTCCGGAATGTTGACGGCGCCGCGGAACATGCTCTTCAGCATGCGGTGGGTCAGCAGGATCGCCACCATCGCCACCATGGCCCAGAAGGCCGAGAGGCCGGGCGAAAAGCGCTCGATCATCAGGCACCAGACCAGCACTACCAGCGGCAGCAGGTAATAGAGCCCGGTCAGCGCCGTCGGCAGCGTCTCCGGCAGCGAGACGATGGGCGCGTTCGGGTCGTCCAGTTCCAGGTCCGGCCGCATCGCCGCGATCAAAAGCAGGCCGATATAGGCGGCCGCGAACAGGGCCAGCACCACCCAGAACGTGGCGTCGCCGAAGGCCAGCTTGGCCCATTCCAGCACATAGTAGATGACCGCGCAGGCGCCGCCGAACACGCCGAAGCCGCCGACCAGCCCCATCAGGCGGCGCAGCAGCGGCCGGTCCGCGCCGGGCTTCGGCAGGCCGGTCATGCCCGCCTTGCAGGCCTCCAGATGGACGATATAGACCAGCGCCAGATAGGAGATGATGGCCGGCAGCACCGCATGGCGGATCACCTCATTGTACGAGATGCCCACATATTCGACCATCAGGAAGGCGGCCGCGCCCATCACCGGCGGCATCAACTGGCCGTTGACGCTGGAGGCGACCTCGACCGCGCCGGCCTTCTCGCGCGAGAAGCCGACCCGGCGCATCAGCGGAATGGTGAAGGTGCCGGTCGTCACCGTGTTGGCGATGGAGGAACCGCTGACCACGCCGGTCAGCGCCGACGACAGCACCGCCGCCTTGGCCGGTCCGCCGCGCAGATGGCCCAGCAACGCGAACGAGACCTGGACGAAATAATGGCCCGCACCGGCCTTCTCCAGCAGCGCGCCGAACAGCACGAACAGGAAGATCATGGAGGTGGATACGCCGAGCGCTATGCCGAACACGCCCTCGGTCTGCATCCAGAAATGCCACATCGCCTTGTTGTAGGAGGCTCCCTTCCACTGCATCACGTCCGGCAGGATCGGGCTGTCGCCGAAAAAGACGTAGAGCAGGAACACCACGCCCACCAGCACCATCGGCAGGCCCAGCGTGCGATAGGCGAGCAGCAGCAGCAGCGCCATGCCGATGGTCGACATGACCAGGTCGGCGGTGGTCGGCAGGCCGGCGCGACCGGCGATGTCGTCGGAGAACACCACCATATACATGCAGGCGGCGACGCCCAGCGCCGCCAGGCCCCAGTCGTAAAGCGGGATGCGGTCCCGCGGCGACCGGGGGGTGAGCGGGTAGGACAGCGCCGCCAGCACCATGGCGAAACTCAGATGGATCGACCGGGCCGAGTCGCTGTTCAGCGTCACGTTCCAGCCGGTCAGGTCGGTCAGGAAAAATGGGATGTTGGAGGCGTAATAGATCTGGAACAGCGACCAGAGCAGCGCGATCCCGGCCAGGGCCTTGGCCTGCCACCCCAGCGGCTGCCGGCCGCCGGTGTCGGTGGCCGCCACCAGGTCTTCGAGGTCGGCTTGGGTGCTGTGCTGGCCGCTCATGGGCGCTCTCCCGACAGGGTCAAAGCGTTAAACCGATGATCCCCGGAAAGCCCAGCGGGCCGTCCGGGGTCGAGAGTCCGAGCGCTCCGCGGATCCGAACGGCGTCCGAATCCGGGGGCCCGAAACGGCTACATCCAGCCGCGTTCCTTGTAATACTTGATCGCGCCCGGGTGCAGCGGAGCGGACAGGCTGTCCTTGATCATTTCTTCCGGCTTCAGGTTGGCGAAGGCCGGGTGCAGCTTCTTGAAGTCGTCGAAATTGTCGAACACCGCCTTGACGACCACATAGACCACATTGTCCGGCACCTTGGCCGAGGTGATGAAGGTCGCGCCGACGCCGAAGGTGTGGATGTCCTCCGGGTTGCCGCTGTACATGCCGCCCGGAATGATCGCATGGCGATAGAACGCGTTGTCGGCCACCAGCTTGTCGATGTCCGGGCCGGTCACGTTCACCAGCTTCGCGTCGCAGCTCGACACGGTTTCCTGGGTCAGCGCGGACGGATGGCCCACCAGCCAGAAATAGGCGTCGATCTTGTTGTCGCAAAGCGCCTGCCCGGTCTCGGCCGATTTCAGCTCGGCCGCCAGCGCCAGGTCGCTGCGCTGCCAGCCCATGGCTTGCTCCAGCACCTCCCAGGTGCCGCGGGTGCCGCTGCCGGCATTGCCGATATTGACCCGCTTGCCCTTGGCGTCGTGGATGTTCTTGATGCCGCTGTCGGCGCGCGCCAGCATGGTGACCGGCTCCGCGTGAACGCTGAACACCGAGCGCTCGTCCGTGAACGGCCCCTGTTCCGCGAATTTCGAGGTGCCGTGATAGGCGTGATACTGCCAGTCCGACTGCGCCACGCCGAATTCCAGCTCGCCCGCCCGCACGGTGTTGATGTTGTAGATCGACCCGCCGGTGCTTTCGGCCGAGCAGCGGATGCCGTGCTCCTTGCGGCCCTTGTTGACCATCCGACAAATGGCGCCACCAGTCGGGTAATAGACGCCGGTAACGCCACCGGTGCCGATGGAGATGAACTGCTGTTCCGCCTGCGCCGGGAAGGCCAGACTGCCGGCCAGCGCCAGCGCCGCAAATCCAAGTGTCCACTTCATGTACCGTTCTCCCATTATAATTGTGGCAAGAGTGTCGGATGGGAGAATAAGGTTTCCGAGAGTGTATTGATAGTTTTGTCTTATACGTCGATCGACGCATCCACCGCTTCACCCAGTAGGGTCACGGCCAGTTCCAGTTCGCGGTCGCTGGCATTGTAGGGCGGCGCCAGGGTGACATGGTCGCCCTGCACGCCGTCGATGGTGCCGCCCATGGGATAGCAGATCAGGCCGCGCGCCAGCGCCTCCTGCCCCAGGCGGACATGGCGTTTCTCCGCCGGGTCGAACGCTGCCTTGGAGGCGCGGTCGGCGACGAATTCCAGGCTCCAGAAATAGCCGCGGCCACGGATGTCGCCCACATGGGCGTGGTTGCCGAACCGCTCCTGCAACAGGGCTTCGAGGCGTGGGCCGTTGTTGCGCACATGCTCGACCAGCCCTTCCTCGCGCAGCACCTGCTGCACGGCCAGGCCGGCGGCGCAGGCGACCGGGTGGCCCATATAGGTGTGGCCATGGGTGAAGGCGCCCGAGCCCAGGCGATAGGCCTCCACCACCGCGTCCGAGGCCAGCACGCAGCCGATCGGCTGGAAGCCGCCGCCCAGCCCCTTGGCCATGACGATCAGGTCCGCCTGCACGCCGTCATGCTCCAGCGCATAGAGCGTGCCGCAGCGGCCCATGCCGCTCATCACCTCGTCGGCGACGAACAGCACGCCGTGGGCGTCGCAGATCTCGCGGATGCGCCGGAAATAGCCCGGCACCGCCGGCGCCGAGCCCAGGGTCGCGCCCACCACCGGCTCGGCGACGAAGGCCGCCACCGTCTCCGGCCCCAGGCGCTGGATTTCCGCTTCCAACTCGTCGGCGGCGCGGCGGCCATAGTCGGCCTCGCTTTCGCCGTCCCGCCGGTCGCGATAGGCGTAGCAGGGCGCGATATGGCTCATGGCGTCGGAGAGCAGCGGCGCATAGGGCGCGCGCCTCGCCATGTTGCCGCCGACCGCCAGCGCCCCCAGCGTGTTGCCGTGATAGCTCTGGCGCCGCGCGATGATGCGGGTGCGCTGCGGCTCGCCCTTTTCCAGCCAGTATTGCCGCGCCATCTTGATCGCGCTTTCGATCGCCTCCGACCCGCCGGAGACGAAAAAGGCGCGGGCCATGTTGGCGGGCGCGTGAGCGATCAGGTCGTCCGCCAGGGCTTCCTGTGCCGTGTTGGTGAAGAAGCCGGTGTGGGCGTAATCCAGCCGGCCGATCTGTTCGCGGATCGCCTCCACCACCTTGGGGTGGCTGTGCCCCAGGCACGAGACCGCGGCGCCGCCCGACGCGTCCAGATAGCGCTTGCCCTGGTTGTCGAAAATGAAAGCGCCCTCGGCGGCGACCGCGGTCAGCGGCGGCGAGGCGAGCGAGCGATGGAAGACGTGGCTCGGCATGGGAAACTCTCCGAACGGGGGTTTTCCCTATACCTAGCGCCCAAAATGCGGTTTCGCTATGGTCGCGCCGCTTTCAACCGCCAGCCAGGAGCCTTTGCAAGCGATGGACCTGAAAGAGCATATTCGCGGCATCCCGGATTTCCCGAAGCCGGGCATCCTGTTCTACGACATCTCGACGCTTCTGGCCGAGCCGAAGGCGTGGCGCCACACGGTCTACCAGCTGGCGGCGCACCTGACGCCTTATGAGCCGGACGTGCTGGCCGGCATCGAAAGCCGCGGCTTCCTGGTCGCCGCCCCGCTGGCGCTGGCGCTCGGCTGCGGCTTCACCATGGTGCGCAAGCAAGGCAAGCTGCCGGGCGAGACCGTACGCTATTCCTATGACCTGGAATACGGCAGCGATACGATCGAGATCCAGAAGGACGCCGTGCAGCCGGGGCAGCGCGTGGTGATCCTGGACGACCTGCTGGCAACGGGCGGCACCATGGCCGCGGCGGTCGACCTGTTCCGCAAGGTGGGCGCGGAAGTGGTGGGCGCTGCCACCATCATCGAACTGACCTTTCTCGAAGGTCGCAAGCGGCTGGACGTGCCGGTGACGACCCTGGTCGAATACGCCTCCTGACCGACACCCGCCCCCGGCGGCGCTGTACCCTCAGGGTATCCACTGCCGACGGCCCCTGATCCGCACGACGCGGACGCGTCGCCCGTGCATCCCTCTCCCACCGCCCCCGCGCAGGCGGGGGCCCATGCCCGGGTGCCTCTCACGCAGTTCCCACTCCGTGAGGGGCACCCGGGCCTGAACTTCCCGGCCGGGCAGGGGAAGCGGAGGCTCGCCCCTTACTCGGCCGCCATGCGGGTGGCGGAGAGTTCGTCCTCCACCTTCCACGACTTCACCACCGGCAGCACTTCCTTGATATAGAGTTCGAGGCCGGTCTTGGCGGCCTCGAACGGGATGCCGCCGAAGCGGAAGCTGGTGGCCAGTTCGTAGTCGCCGACCAGTTTCCGGCGCTCTTCCAGCATGCGCAGGATGTGGTCCGGCGTGCCCCAGACGCTGGCGGACATGAAGCCGTCGATAATGCCGTCCATGCCGATTTCCTTCGCCGTGGCGATCTTGGCGGCATAGGCGTCATAGCCTTTGACGGTGGCGAAATGCTCGCCCAGCAGTTCGTAATGGTCGAAATTCGACATCACGAACTTGCCCATCCAATCCCGCGCCTTCTCCCGCGCGCCGTCCATGGTCGGCGTGCAGACGCAGAAATCGGCCATCAGCGGCGGCGGCGCCTTGCGGCCGTGCATTTCCTGGAACAGTTGGCGGTGGCGCTCGATCGCCGGCAGGCGGCTTTCCCACGGCCGGTCGGAGAACATGACCATGCGCGCCGCGATCTTCGCCGCCGAAACCACGGAATCGTCGCTGGAGGCGACGGCATAGAGCCGGTTCCGGATCGGGAAGCGCGGCCGCGGCCGCAGTTCGGCGCGCGGCTGCTTGTAGTGCGGGCCGTCGCCCTCGATGAAGCCGGTCTCCAGCGCCTCGACGATCATCTTGGCCGCCTCGTCGAACCGGGTGCGGCTTTCGTCCATGCTGGTGCGGAAAATGTTGAACTCGCGCCGGGCCAGGCCGCGGCCGATGCCGAAGCGCAGGCGGCCGTTGCAGAAATGGTCCAGCATGGAGACCTTTTCCGCGACGCGCAGCGGGTCGTTCCAGGGCAGGATCACCGCCGCGGTGCCGACGTCGATCTGCGGATATTTCGCCGCCAGATAGCTCATCAATTGCAGATTGTCGGGGCAGAACGAGTAGTCGTCGTCGTGGTGCTCCACGGCCCAGAGGCAGTCGAACCCGCCTTCCGCGGCGATTTCGGCGATGGCCAGTTCCTCGTCCCAGCATTGCTGGTCGGTGACGCCGGGCGGGCAGCCATAGGTGGCGAAAACCATCTGCAAGCCAACATCCATGGGGCTGGTTCCTTATTCCATAGGCGGGTTTCGACTTTTGTCGTATGCAGTCTAGGAAGGACGCGCGCGCCGGATCAAGGCGCGATTGTCCGCCGCGCCAGCGGACAAAGGCCGCAGGGCCATGGTAAAAGCACCGCCAACGCAACCGAATGCCTGCCGGAGGGCGCCTCATGAAAACCGCACGCATCAACGATTACGCCATGGCCTATCTCGATCTGGGACAGGCGGAGGGCGGGCGGCCGCCGCTGGTCTGCGTGCACGGCTCGCTCAACGATTTCCGCGCCTGGGTGCCGGTAATGGGGCCGCTGTCCGCCGGCCGCCGCCTGATCATGCCGAGCCTGCGCCACTATTTTCCGGAGCACTGGGACGGGCAGGGCGGCCGGTTCACCATGGCCCAGCATGTCGAGGACGTGATCGCCTTCCTCGACCATCTGGCCCTGGGGCCGGTCGACCTGATCGGCCATAGCCGCGGCGGGCATCTGGGCTTCCGTCTCGCCTCGAAGCGGCCGGACCTGTTGCGGCGTCTGGTGCTGGCCGAGCCCGGCGGCACGCTCGACGACTCGCTGTTGCCGGAGGAAGCCAAAAGCCTCCCGCCCGGCGCCGGCTCGCGCGCGCATGTGGCCGCCGCCTCGGAGAGGATCGCGGCGGGCGACGTGGAAGGCGGGCTCCGTGTCTTCATCGATGGCATCAACGGCCCCGGCTCGTGGGACAATCTCGCCGCCGCGGACCGGATGATGCGCGAGGACAATGTCTACACCCTGCTGGCCCAGGTGAACGAGGGCCGCCAGCCCTTCACCCGGGCGGAGGCCGAGGCCCTGGCCGTGCCGACCCTGTTCGTCGGCGGCGCCGACACCACCGGCATGCTGCCGATCGTCCTCAAGGCGCTGTCGGCGCACGTGCCGGGCGCGCAAGTCGCGATGATTCCCAACGCCGGCCACAGCATGTTCCGCCAGCAACCGAAAGCCTTCTGCCAGGCGGTGCTGCCCTTCCTGGACGGGTAGCGCGAGTTCTTTTTCCGCCGGTTCACCACCCCATCTTCCCTGTCCTCGCGGAAGCGGGGCCCCATGCCCGAGAGAGCAATACAGACTCCTTGTCCTGTGAGAAACCCTCAGGCATGGGCTCCCGCTTGCGCGGGAGATGGGGCAGGAGAGGGGGCAACCAGTACCGAATGCGGTCTTGCGCTGCCTCCCGCCCGCGCCCGCCGCCGCCGGCAAAGCGGACCTATTTCGACAGGATCACCCACTCGCCGGATTGGCCGGACAGGACGCCGGGGCCTTTGGGAACGCCCCGGTGGTCCTGGGAGTCCGGGTCCGGCGGTTGGGTCTGGACGCCGCTACAGGCCGCCAGCGCCAGGCCCAGCGCCAGAACAAGCGCCCGGGCCCGACCGGACAGGGGCGAGGCGTTTGTGTGTGTCATGCGCCCATGACCGTCTGTGTGTGTCATGCGGCCATGACCGTCAGAATTTCACGCGGGTGCCGACCGAGACGACGTGGATGTCCTCATAGTCGGCATTGGTCTCGTCCAGCGTGTGCCAGCGATAGCCGGCATAGAATTCCACGCCGTATTCGGCCCAGTTCTGCACCACGGCAAAGCCGGCCGATTGGGCCTCGCTGTCGGTTCCGGCTTGCGGATTCACGTTCTCGTTATAGGCGTAGTCGAGGCTGAACGCGGTCGGTCCGATCGACACCAGGTCCCGCGCCATCCAACCGAGTTTGCCATAGACGCCCCAGGCATCGTCGCTGTTCGAACCGTCGCGGAAATCCTGGCCGCTGGATACGGTCAGGCTCAAGCCGGTGGGCTTGTGCAGCACCGAAACCGACCCGTCCAGCCGCTGGGCGTCGGTGCCGGAATGGCGCTCGGAGAAGGCGACCGCCGCTTCGGCCCTGACGTCGTCGAGGTCCAGCCTGCCCGTGGAGGCCACGCTCCAGCGCCGGTCGGACGCGACATCGCCGGCAAAGCCGATACTCGCCGTTTTGTCACCGAATCGCGGCGTGTCGTATCGCAGCCGGCTGGTGCGGCTGTTGCCGTCGAAATCGTCGAAGACCGTGCCGATGCTCGGGCCATAGGCGCCGCTCTTCTTGTCGTAGAATTGGAGGCCGCCGGCCTGGCCCTCAAGGAAGGCGTACTGGATCACGCTCGTTCCCGACAGGTCCACCTCCGCCGTGTTGTCGCTGGCGGTGCTGCCCTGGCCGATGGTCAGGCGTCCGTAATCGTCGTGCTGGAAATAGGCTTCGACCTTGCGGCCCTCGAAGGTGAAGCTGCCCAGATCCTGGTCGTTCTGGCTGACCTTGCCGGAACTGTTCGACTGGAGTGCAACCTCCAGCACCGTGCCGAACGACATTTTGTCGTCCACCTTGGCGGTGCCGACCACGCGCACGCGCGACGAAGAATTGTTGTTGTCGACGTTATAGAAGTCCGTCGCTTCTCCGTCGTTGGCCACGGTGACCATGCGGTTGATATGGCCGCTGAGCGCAATCTTGACGCGCTCATTGCCGTTGGTGACGGTTTTCGACTGGGTTGACGCCGCTTCGGTAGCCTTGGCAACCTGATCGGTTTTGGCCTGTAACTGGTTGTACTTGGTCAGGGTCTCGTCGAATTTCTGCTGCAATTGTTGCTGCTGGCGCTGCATCTGTTCGATCATTTGCTGCTGCTGCAACAGCATGCGTCGCATCTCATCGAGCGACTGGCCCGCCGCCGCACCCGGAATCAAGGCGCCGGCTCCTATCGCCAGCAAACCCGCCGTGCCGAAACAACTCCGCCTCATCGGCTATCTCACCCATCGCGTCAGGGCTTCCCCTTGCCTTGCAGAACGCCCTTTGGATGACGGTATCCTAATAGGATTTCCATCGAGGCAAAATT comes from Alphaproteobacteria bacterium and encodes:
- a CDS encoding LLM class flavin-dependent oxidoreductase, translating into MDVGLQMVFATYGCPPGVTDQQCWDEELAIAEIAAEGGFDCLWAVEHHDDDYSFCPDNLQLMSYLAAKYPQIDVGTAAVILPWNDPLRVAEKVSMLDHFCNGRLRFGIGRGLARREFNIFRTSMDESRTRFDEAAKMIVEALETGFIEGDGPHYKQPRAELRPRPRFPIRNRLYAVASSDDSVVSAAKIAARMVMFSDRPWESRLPAIERHRQLFQEMHGRKAPPPLMADFCVCTPTMDGAREKARDWMGKFVMSNFDHYELLGEHFATVKGYDAYAAKIATAKEIGMDGIIDGFMSASVWGTPDHILRMLEERRKLVGDYELATSFRFGGIPFEAAKTGLELYIKEVLPVVKSWKVEDELSATRMAAE
- a CDS encoding alpha/beta hydrolase; translated protein: MKTARINDYAMAYLDLGQAEGGRPPLVCVHGSLNDFRAWVPVMGPLSAGRRLIMPSLRHYFPEHWDGQGGRFTMAQHVEDVIAFLDHLALGPVDLIGHSRGGHLGFRLASKRPDLLRRLVLAEPGGTLDDSLLPEEAKSLPPGAGSRAHVAAASERIAAGDVEGGLRVFIDGINGPGSWDNLAAADRMMREDNVYTLLAQVNEGRQPFTRAEAEALAVPTLFVGGADTTGMLPIVLKALSAHVPGAQVAMIPNAGHSMFRQQPKAFCQAVLPFLDG